The genomic window GATCCGCACCCCGGCAACCTGCGGGTGATGCCCGACGGCCGCCTGGCGATCTTCGACCTGGGCATGGTCGCGCACATGCCGCCGCGCCTGCGCGAGCGCCTGCTGAAGATCCTGTTCGCGGCGGTCGATGGCCGTGGCGAGGAAGTGGCCGACGATCTGATCAGCATCAGCACGCGGCTGGAAGCCTTCGACGAAGAGCGCTACCTGCGCGAGACCGGGCAGCTGATCGCGCGCTATGCGGCCAGCGCCAACTTTTCCGAAGGCCGGGTGGTGCTGGACATGGTGCGCATCGCCACGTCCTCCGGACTGCGCACGCCGCCGGAACTGAGCCTGCTCGGCAAGGCCCTGCTGAACCTGGAAACCGTGTGCCGGCTGCTGGCACCGGAGCTGGATACGCGGCGCATCGTCGAGCGCCAGCTGCAGCACGTGATGCGCGCGCGCCTGAAAAAGTCGCTGTCGGCCGCCAACCTGGCCAGCGAGGCGATGGAGCTGCAGCAGCTGCTGCGCGATGGGCCGCGCAAGCTGTCGGACATCATGGCACTGCTGGCCGAGAACCGCCTGCAGATGAAAGTGACCGGGCTGGAAGAGTCGCGGTTGATGGAAAACCTGCAGAAGATCGCCAACCGCGTGGCCGCCGGCATCATCAGCGCGGCACTGATCATGGCCGCCGCGATGATGATGAGGATCGACACCGGCTGGCACGTATTCGGCTATCCGGCCATCGCCCTGGTGCTGCTGCTGATCGGCGTGGCGCTGGGCCTGGGCATCGTGACCAGCGCATTGCTGTTCGATCGCCGCGCACGTGCACGCGAAGAGCGCGGCCACCGCTAGCACCGCGCGGCAGCGCAGCGGTGCGATGCGCGGAACTGCTGCATTCAGGCGGTTTTTAATGCAATCCAGCGGAAGTCTTCACGCTCGAATTACGTTCGTCGCGTGATCGCGCGCGCACGATTTCAACAAACATTTCAGTCAGGTTCGTGCATGCACTATCGGGTCATCGGCCTGTCATACAGATGTGCTTGCGGCAGCGCCGGTCGGATGGACACGCGTCGGTACGACGTCCATCGCCACCACCCCGTCACTGCCGAAGCTGCCTATGCTCTGGATTCTGCTGCTGTCGTTGTTGCTGCTGTCCTGGTTGTTCCTCGCGTCCGCGAAGTGGGTGTGGTGGAAGGCCGGCCTGTTCTCGCTGCTGCTGCTGGCACTCAGTGCCTGGTGGCTGATCGACAAGTTGTCCGGAGACGGACTCAACGCTGCCACCCTGTATCACCTGGGCGCCGACATGGAAGGCGCCGGCGTTGCTGATTTCAAGGGGTATATCGCCGGCTTCCTGGTGCTGGCCGCGGTCTCGCTGCTGCCGCTGTTCGCCACGCGGGTGAAGCGCTGGCACCATCCCTCTGCCGGCGGCGCGTGGTTTGCCGGGTTCGCCGCCGTGTGGGTCGCCACGCTCATGATCAGTCCATTGGCACGCGACGGCCAGCGCCTGTACCAGCAGTTGCGGCCGGTGGATTTCGCACGCATCGCGCCGGAGTACCAGGTGCCGACGCAACCGCTGCAGCGCCCGCGCAACATCGTCTGGATCTACGGCGAAAGCCTGGAGCGCACCTACCTGGATGAGGCCGTGTTCCCCGGGTTGATGCCCCATCTGAACCGCCTGGCCGGCAGATCGCTGGATGTGCGCGGCCTGGCTTCGGCCGAAGGCGGCGGCTGGACCATTGCCGGGCTGGTGTCCTCCATGTGTGGCGTCCCGCTGACCACCGCGCAGGGCGATGAGAACAGCATGGACCGGATGGGCAGCTTCCTGCCCAAGGCGGTGTGCCTGGGCGACTACCTGAAACAGCAGGGCTACACCAATCACTACCTGGGCGGCGCCAACGGCCAGTTCGCCGGCAAGGGCCAGTTCCTGTCCAGCCACGGCTTCGATGAAGTGCATGACCTGGCCTGGTTCAAGCAGCAGAAGAAGATCGGCCGCATCCACTACTCGGCCTGGGGCGTGCACGACGACGTGCTGCTGGACACCGCCTACCAGCGTTTCGAACAGCTCTCGCGCGCCGGCGCACCGTTCATGCTGACCACGCTGACGATGGATACCCACCACCCGGCCGGGCACCTGCCGGTGTCGTGCAAGGGCGAGCGTTACCAGAGCCGGTACGGCAACATCGGCCTGCTCAATGCACTGAAGTGCACCGACCGGCTGATCTCGCAGCTGGTCGAACGCATCCAGGCCAGTCCGTACGGCAAGGACACGCTGATCGTGATCGCCTCCGACCATCTGGCCATGCCCAACGACCTCAGCCATGTACTGGCCAGCCAGAAACGCGAGAACCTGCTGCTGTTCCTGGGCGACGGCGTGGCCCCGCGCCAGCTGGCGGCGGAGGAGGCTTCGACGCTGGACTCCGGTGCCACCCTGCTCAGCCTGCTCGACCCCGCGCTGAACACCCTCGGCTTTGGCCGCTCGCTGCTGGATGACACGCGTGCACCGAGTGCCAGCGTCGCCGCGCATCGCGACGGTGGCCGCGACTACCCGCAGTACCTGGCCTTTGCCCGTTCGCTGTGGCTGGGCGAGCCGACCCGGCAGCTGAAGATCGATGGCGATGACCAGGTGGTGGTGGGCCTGCAGCACGTGCAGCCGCCGGTGCTGCTGGAATACGACAAGGACTGGGACCTGAAGTCGGTGTACCTGGAAAACACCTCGCGCCAGTTCGACGACGCCGATCCGGACAACACCCTGGCCTACATCGATCGCTGCACCGCGTTCGAGGATGGGTCGGCCGACGGCGACTGGTGTGCGCTGCTGGTCAACCGTGACAACGGCATCAAGCTGTACCGCGATGACGATCTGCGCGGCGGCATCGCGGTGGATGCGCCGCTGGAAGCGCTGCAGGGCCCCCGTCCGAGCGTGCGCCAGGCGCACATGATCACCCAGAAGGGGCGCCGCACCCGCGCCGGGCAGTACATGCTGCAGCTGGTGGCGAGCACGCGGCCGGATCGCGGCTTCTGGATCGAAGCGGTGTCTTCGCAGCGCAAGGTGGTGCTGGCCCAGCAGTGGGTGCAGCCGGATGCGGATGGCAGGATCAACGTGTCCTTCGGCCTGGACCATGCCGTGGACGATCTGGAGATCCGCGCCTGGTTGAACCATGCCGAGACGCTGGCGGTGGATACGTTCGCGCTGGTGCCTTCGCGCAACCGACCGCGGGGGTAGGGTTCTTTGCAGGGCTGCGCCCTGCACCCGCCGAAGCAACGGCCGAAGCAACAGCAACGGCAACAGCGGGCATTCCGTGGGATGGCGGGGTGGGTCCGGTTGCGGGAGACGCCGTAAACCCATCCATGGGGGCTTGGCCGCGGCATCCATGCCGCGGACACTCCCGCAACCGGACCCACCCCGCCTTCGACAGTTTTCCACGATCTGTCGGAAATACTATTGGGGTCAGATCCGTTTTCCGGAGGAAAACGGATCTGACCCCATATTGATTTCGCTATCTGACAAACGTGTCGACCAAGGTCGACACCTACCGACAGCCGCAGGAATCTGTCAGAGGTGGGGCGGTGTGGGTTGGCAGGACCGTTGGCGCCATGGATGGCGCCATCGAGCCCCCATGGACGGGTTTACGGCGTGTCCTGACAACCCACACCGCCCCGCCAAACCACGGAATGCCCGCTGCTGCCTTTGCCGTTGCTTTTGCTTTTGCTGTTGCTCCGGCTCGTAGCGGGTGCAGGGCGCAGCCCTGCAGAGAAACCCCTACTCCTGCGGGTCGCGGGTGATGTGGATATCGGTCGGGGTGGACAGCGGGATGTTCCGCTCGGCCAGGATCTGCAGCAGGCTGAAATAGAGGTCGCTGCGGGCGGCGTAGACCTGCCGCGGGCTGGCGACATAGGCGAAGCTGTTGATGGTGATCTGACCGCCGGCAATGCTGTCGATGTACACCGTCGGTGCCGGCTGCTGCAGCACGCTGTCATGGGCGCCATAGGCCTCCAGCAGCGCCTCGCGCAGGCCACCGACATCGGTGCTGGGCGGCACCGCGAACTGGATCTGGATGCGGCCCTGGTTGTTGCCCATCGTCATGTTGCGCACGGTCTTGGTGACCAGCTCGGAGTTGGGCACGATCAGCGTCGACTTGTCGCCCACCTGGATCTCGGTGGAACGCAGGCTGATGCGTCGGATGTCCCCTTCCTGATCGCCAAGCTTCACCCAGTCGCCGATCTTCACCGGACGCTCGGCCAGCAGGATCAGGCCGGACACGAAGTTCTGGGTGATCACCTGCAGGCCGAAGCCGATACCCACCGACAGCGCGCTGACCAGCAGCGCGAGCTTGCTCAGCTGCAGGCCCATCGCGCTCAGCGCCCAGATCACCGCGATGATGATGCCCAGGTAACGGGCCACCGTACTGACCGAGTTGCGGGCCCCCAGATCCAGTTCGGTCTTCGGCAGGTACGTGTCGGTCAACCAGCGCTGCACCAGCTGGGTAACCGCCAGCCCCGCCAGCAGCACCAGCACCGCCAGCACGATCCGCACCGGCTCCAGCTTGGTCCCGCCGATATCGAAGCCGGTGGTGAACAACGAGGAGAAGCGCTCCACCACTGCACCGATGTTGCCGAACGGCGCCACCAGCGCCAGCAGGGCGATCAGCACGACGATGGTGCGCAGGGCGGCCGACAACAGCACGCCGGCCTGCTCCAGCCGCGATACGCTCAGGCCGGTGCTGAGCAGGATGGTCTGGCCGACCCGGCTGTCGGCGTTGAGCAGCCAGGTGCTCAGGTCATCGACGAACTTGAACAGCAGTGTCGCTGCCAGCACCACGATGCTGCCGCCGATCAGCTGCTGGTTCACGAACTTGGCGAGGTTCAGGTACCCCATCAGGGTGGCGATGATGGCCGCCACCACCGCGATGTTGCCCGCCACCCGCGCCAGCACCAGCCAGCTGCTGCGCCGCACCGGCGTGCTCGTTCCGAGGCCGTCGGCCTGTGCTTCCAACTTGGCTTCGGCCTCGGCGGTCTGCCGGCGGTGCAGGCGTGCCAGGGTCACCAGCATGGCCATGATCAGGCCGAGGTAGGTCAGGGCGATCAGGCCGTCCAGCGCCACCGTGGTCACGTCGCTGGTGCGCGTGGCCTGGTCCAGCGCCACCAGTACCGTGCTCAGCCAGGCCAGCGCTGCCGCGCCCCAAGCGTACTTGCGCAGCTTGAGCGCGGCGGTGTCATCCAGATTCAGCAGCCGCCACGAGGGCCGCTTGGGCACCAGCAGGCAGGCGCTGAGCGCGGCGATGAACGCGGCGCGGAAGGTCGCCGTTTCCAGTCCTTCGGCCACCACCTGCAGGCGCGGCGCGATCGCGTCGATCGCATCGAGTGCGGCCACCAGCACCACCACCGCGTAGCCGGGCAGCAGGGTGCCGACCAGCAGCAGCCACATGGCCAGCCCCGATCGACGCAGGCGACCGTCAGGCGCACGTTCGCTGGCTGCGAACCGCCGCCCCAGCCCGCGCAGCCACAGGCGCAGCGGGAACATCATGATCAGTGCCGCGGCCAGGCCCAGCAGCAGGGTGCCCCAGCCGTTGCTGCGGATGCCCGCCACCAGCGCCGCACGGCCCTGTTCGGCCAGCGGCGCGACGCGGGCGATGTCGATCGGCAGGCGCTCGGCCACCTTGCGCCACAGCGCCGGCGACAACGGCGAAGCGACTTTCTGGCCCAGCTCCTCGGTGCGTTGTGCGGTGCGCTGCTGATCGATGTCGGAGGCCAGCTGCTGGGCGCGCACGGCACTGGTCTTGGCCTGCGCCACCGAGGCCGCCAGGGCATCGCGCTGGCGGGTGATGGTGCGGCGCTGGGCTGCCAGTTCCGGCGGCTCGGTGGTGCCCTCGGCGGGCGTTCCCAGCTGCGCCAGCTGCTCGTTGATCCGGTCCAGCTGCGGTTGCAGTGTCTTGTCCAGCGCTTCGGCGTCGCGCCGTGCCTGCGCGGCGTTGTCAGACAGCATCGCCAGTGTTTCGGTGGCCGCGGCGTCACCGCGCTTGCGCTCGATGTCGTTCAGGGTGGACTCGATCTGTGCCAGCTGCTGCTTCGGGCTCGGCTCCTCGTCCTGGGCCAGCACCGGCGCGGCCACCAGCAGCAGGCTGCACAACAGCAGGCCCAGCCAGGGCCCGCGTACCAGGATCATTCGGAAGAAGGAAGACAAGCCAGCCACACCGGTTCGCGCGGACCACCGCGCCTGCGCGCGACTATACGGCACGGCCGGTAAACAGCCGATGGCGGAGCCCGCCAGGCACCGGCGGCGACGCAGCCGCAGCGCCGGCTGGCGGGCGCCGGATGGCTCAGTACTTCAGCCGCAGCTCTTCCACATTGGGCTGCTGCAGCGCGTACCAGTCCTGGAACTCCTCCTCGGTGATCTCGTCCGGGGCATACACCGCGATCGGGTGCCAGGCGTGGTCGGTCGGCAACGGCTGGCGCGGGCCGGCACGCAGGCTGTAGCTCACCCCTTCGTAGTCGACCAGATCATCGACCTGCGGCCATTGCTCGCGGGCGAACGAAGTTTCATTCTTCAACAGGATCACCTGGTACATCGGCACCTCCACATCGGTTGGATCGAAGGAACACGGCGCTGGCCGGAAGCATACCGCCGCGCCGATGACAGCGAGCGCCCCGCCATGGCGACGGAACGTTCTGGACACGGCCCTCGCCCCGGCTTCACCCGCCCGTGGCGCCGCCCTCGGCATCGTGAAACGCCCCGTTGCCGACCCGCACACCGATGACCGACCATCCGCCCCTGAAGACCGTCCCCGACCTCAAGCTGCCCCGCTACCTGGGAACCTGGTACGAGATCGCACGCCTGCCCATGCGCCACGAGCCGGAGGGCTGCACCGACGTCTCGGCGCATTACAGCCTGCTCGACAACGGCCACGTGCAGGTGCACAACCGCTGCCGCATGGACGGCGAGGTCGAAGAGGCCATCGGCGAGGCCTGCCCGGTGGACAACGACAGCGCGCGGCTGGAAGTCAGCTTCCTGCCCAAGGGCCTGCGCTGGCTGCCGTTCACCAAGGGCGACTACTGGGTGATCCAGGTGGCGCCGGACTACAGCGTGGCCCTGGTCGGCAGCCCCGACCGCAAGTACCTGTGGCTGCTGGCCCGGGAGCCGCGCCTGGATGCCACCGTGCAGGAGCATTATCTGGCGGCCGCACGCCTGCAGGGCTTCGATCTGTCCGAACTGATCCAGACCCCGCACACCGGCCAGCCGACCGCCTGAGCACGCGCACGCATGGACCTGAAAAGCGGCTATCCATGGTGGGCGGTTCGCAATGGCCTGATCCAGGCATTCCCGCCGCTGGAACAGGACCTGCAGTGCGATGTGCTGGTGGTGGGCGGCGGCATCACCGGTGCGTTGATCGCCGATGAGCTGTCGGCCCATGGCCATGATGTTGCGCTGATCGAGCAGCGCGACATCGGCTGGGGCAGCACTGCAGCCAGTACTGCGTTGCTGCAGTACGAGATCGACACCCATCTGCTGGAGCTGGCCGCGCAGTATGGCCAGGAGGCTGCAGCGCTTGCCTACCAAGCATGCGCCGATGCGATTCCGGCCCTGGGCGACGTGGCACGCGGCCTGAAGGACGTGGATTTTCAACGCATGGACAGCCTGTACCTGGCCAGCCGCCACCGCGACGTGCCACGGCTGATGGCCGAAGGCGAGGCTCGCCGCGGCATCGGCCTGGATGCCCGCTGGCTCGACCGCGGCGCTCTGCACGAACGGTTCGGGGTGGACGCCGGTGGCGCGCTGCTGACCCGGCAGGCGGCCCGCGTGGATCCCTATTGCCTGACCTATCGCCTGCTGCAGCGCGTGCGCCGGCGCGGTGGCCATATCCACGACCGCACCGTGCTGCATACCCTCGCCCCCAGCGCGCGCGGCGTAACCGCCCGCACCGAATCCGGCATGCAGATCCGTGCCCGCCACGTGGTGCTGGCCATGGGCTATGCCAACCAGCGGTGGCTGGACGCACGCGTGGCGCGCAACCGCAGCAGCTATGCCTTCATCACCGATCCGATCGATGCCGATCTGCTGGGCCGGCTGCAGCGCACGATGGTCTGGGAAAGCGCGCGCCCCTACCTGTACCTGCGCGCCACCGGCGACCGCCGGCTGCTGGTGGGCGGGCTGGACGATGCCATCGACATCCCCGCCCGCCGCGACCGCCGCGTGCAGGGCAAGGCCCGCAAGCTGATGAAGCAGCTGCTGCACTGGTTTCCGCAGCTGCAGCCCACCGCGGCGTTTTCCTGGGCCGGCACGTTCGCCGAAACCGCCGATGGCCTGCCGTTCTTCGGCCCGCATCCGCAGTGGGGGCCGCGGGTACAGTTCGCCATGGCCTACGGCGGCAATGGCATTACCTATTCGATGATCGGTGCCGCCCTGCTGCGCGCGCGGATCGAGCGGCGACGGCACGCGCTGCAGGACCTGTTCGGGTTCGGGCGGTTGTAAGGCCGGCCGGGCAGGGCCCGGCGCTACCGTTGCGGGCCGGCGACAGGCATCATTCAAGCAACGCCTGCTAGCGTCGGCCTGTACCGCCGCGTGCTGCGCGGTCCCTCTGCGCTGGAGAGCCGTGATGATCCGCCCCCTGACCCTGCTGCTGTGCCTGGCTGCGGCCCTGCCCGGGACCGTGCTGGCGCAGTCCGCTGCCGGCGCCACCGCACCCCAGGCATCCGGCCTGGATCTGTCGGTGCCGCAGGCACCGATGCGCTATCTCAACGACCCGACCCTGCAGCAGGATCCGCCAGGCACCTTCTATGGCGACAAGACCGGCCCGCGCGTACATGGCGACGGCCGGATCGCCGATGTGCAGGACGACAAGGTCAAGGTGTCAGGCAGCTTCACCACCGGCATCGGCTACGCCAAGAACTACGGCAACACGCATTACAACGCCGCCACGCTCAATCTCAGCAAGAACTACACCAACGATGAGGGCAAGACCCGCGGGGTCAACGTCAACATCCATGTGAGCGAAGGCAAGGGCCCGGGGTTCTTCGGGCCGTATGGCGGGGGGTACTACGGCGGTGGCCCCGGCTACTGGGATTACCCGCCGCCGTACGGCTGGTAAGCCCCGCGCCGGGCCTGGGCCGACCAGGGCCGGCCTCTACTGGTAACAGCGGAAGGTAGCGCCGGGCCATGCCCGGCGGCCTGATGCGCCCGCTGCGCTCGCCGGGCATGGCCCGGCGCTACTCAGCGACACGCCCCATCCCGAAGCAGGCGTCAATCCAGCCAGCCATCGCGTTCGCTGTGCAGGATGCGGCCATCATGACCGCTCAACCGCACGTCCACGCGCTGGTTGCGTGCATTGCGGGCTTCCAGCGACCAGGTCGCGCCATCCCGTTCCAGCGAGCGGATCTCACGCAGGCCCTGCGCCTGCGCCTTGGCCAGCACCTGTTCGGTGCCCAGCAACGCGCGGCCATCATGCTCGTCGAAGATTTCGCCGGTCTTCGGATCGACATAGACCTCGCTGAAGCGGCCGTCGGCGCGGCTGACATCGGCTTCCCACAGGCCGTCATCGCGTTCGATCTCGTGGATGCGGGTGTAACCGGCCTTGCGCAGGGTCTGTTCCACCTGCGCCATGCCCAGCGGCGCGGCCTGTGCGGCGGGGACAAGGACCAGCGCGGCGACGGTGGCGAGGGTGAGCGACTTCAACATGGGGGTTCTCCTGTTCGTGTTCGTGGCCGGACCATCCCGGCAACGCCACAATGCACCCCGTGGTTAACAGCGCCTTAGCCGGCGCTGTTAGCCAGCTGTTAGTCACCCGGGGCACACTCACGCCTGTTCCTACAGCCCTCTCTGCGCCCCGATGCTCTCCACCCTGCCCCTGCTGCTGGCCCTGGCCAGCGCGCCGACCGCCGCCGCCCCCGTACAGGACCCGGCGCAGCAGGTGGCGCGCCGCGCCGTGCAGCAGGGCCGGTATGTACCGCTGGAGAGCGTGGTGCGCGATGCGCTGAAGCGTCACCCGGGCCAGTTGCTGGAAGTGGAACTGGACGATGGCGTGTACGAAGTGGAGGTCCTGCGCGGCGACGGCGTGGTGGTGGAGCTGGACTATGATGCGCGCAACGGCAGGCTGCTGAAGACGGAGCTGGACGACTGATGCGCATCCTGTTGGCCGAGGACGATGCCGCGCTGGCAGAGCGCCTGCAGCCGCTGCTGGAGCAGGCCGGCTACGTGGTGCAGGTGGTGGCCGATGGCCGCCAGGCCGAAGAGATCGGCCAGGTGGAGGACCTGCAGGCAGCGATTGTCGATCTGGGCCTGCCCGGCCTGGACGGCCTGAGCGTGATCGAGCGCTGGCGCGGCAATGGGCGCGACTTCCCGGTGCTGGTGCTGACCGCGCGCGGGCGCTGGCACGACAAGCTGGCCGGCTTCGATGCCGGCGCCGACGACTACCTGACCAAGCCCTTCCAGGCCGACGAACTGGTGCTGCGGCTGCGTGCACTGATCCGGCGCAGCCGCGGTCACGCCAGTCCGCGCCTGCAGTGCGGGCCGTTGCAGCTGGACGTCAACGCCGGCCGCTTCGAACTGGACGGGCAGGCACTGGCACTGAGCCCGCAGGAGTTCCGCCTGCTCAGCTACTTCATCCACCACGGTGGCCAGGTGATCGGTCGCGACCGGTTGGGTGAACACGTGTTCGATGGCGGCCACGATCCGGACTCGAACGCACTGGACGTGCTGCTGGGGCGGGTGCGGCGCAAGCTTGGCCAGGATCTGATCCAGACCGTGCGCGGCCAGGGCTGGCGGCTGGCGGCTCCGTGAGCCGGCAACCCTCGCTGCGGCGCCGGTTGCTGCTGGCCGGGGGTATCGGCCTACTGCTGGTGTCGATGCTGGCCAGCGCGCTGCTCGGCGAGCTGTTCAAGCGCAGCGCGCGCGACCGCCTGGACAACGACCTGCAGCAGGACATGCTGACCCTGCTGGCGCAGGCCGAGATCGATGCCGACGGCCAGTTGCAGCTGCGCCAGGAACCCAATGATGCACGCTTCCAGCGCGTGTTCTCCGGCGCGTACTGGCAGATCGCCGATGGCCGCGGCAAGGTGCTGCGGCAATCGCGTTCGCTGTGGGACGAAACATTGCCGGTAACCGCCCACGGTGCGGCCGAACGCAACGTGCCCGGACCGCTGCAGCAATCCCTGCGTGCCCGGGTGCAGCAGGTGCGCCTGCCGCGCGCCGACCAGCCCTACGTGGCCGTGGTCGCCACCGACCGCAGCGCACTGGATGCCGACGTCGCCGCCTTCCGGCAGCGCAGCGCGATTGCGCTGGGTGTGCTGGTGGCGGCCTGGTTGGCGGTGCTGGCCAGCCAGGTGCATTTCGGCCTGCGTCCGCTGCATCGGCTGGGCGCGCAGCTGGAGCGCGTGCGCCGCGGCGAAGCGCAACGCATCGACAGCGAGGGCCTGAGCACCGAAGTGGCGCCACTGGGCGACGAGCTCAATGCACTGCTCGATCATCAGCAGCGCATGGTGGCGCGGGCGCGAACCAGCGCGCAGGATCTGGCCCACGCGCTGAAGACACCGCTGAGCGTGCTGGCCGCAGAGGCCGACGGCGATGGCCACGACTGGCGCGGCACCCTGCGTGAACAGGGCGCGCGCATGCAGGCCAGCGTGGACCGCTACCTGGCCGCCGGGTTGGCCGCCGACCACCGCCAGCGCGCGGCGGTGGCACCGGTGTTGCAGGCGTTGTGCCGGTTGATGGCACGCGTGCATGGCGAACGTGCGCTGCAGTTCCGGCCCGGCAGCGTCGCCGCCGGGTTGCAGTTCGCCGGCGCCAGCGCGGACCTGGAAGAGATGCTGGGCAATCTGCTGGACAACGCCGGCAAGTGGGCGCGGCAGCAGGTGACCATCGATGCGGCGGTGGCGGACGGGCAGCTGCGCATCGAGGTACGCGACGATGGCCCGGGGCTGGCGCCGGATGCGCTGGCGCAGGTGGTCCAGCGTGGTGTGCGGCTGGATGAGCGCGAGGGCAGCAGCGGGTTGGGCCTGGCCATTGTCGGCGACATCGCCGCCAGTTATGGCGGGCGGTTGGTGCTGGAGAACGCGCATCCGGGGTTGCGGGTTACGTTGTGGCTGCCGCTGGGTTGAAGCGGCCGCTGCGCTCGCCGGGCATGGCCCGGCGCTACCGGGTCACACGCTGCGCTCGCCGGCCATGGCCCGGCGCTACCGGATCACACATCCACCGGGGTAGCGCCGGGCCATGCCCGGCGGCGTAGCGTATCCGTCACGCTAGCGGTGATGCATCCACCAGCAATCGATCGCGTCCAGCGCGATGTGGATCATCAGCCCAATGCCGAACAGGCGCGTTTTCTTCGGTACGCACAGCCCGGCGTAGACCGCAATGGCCGGTGCGGTGTGCAGCGGGTGGAAACCGATGCTGCAGCGGTTCGGCGCGTAGATCGGGTCGGCCAGCAGATGGTCCAGGTCGATGATCCAGCCCAGCAGCAGCAACAGCCAGGCCGAGGCGAACCGCTTGCGCCAGAACAGCCATGCCAGCAACGCTGGCACGGCGGCGTGCAGGAACAGGTGGAAGATCGCGCGGGCGCTCATCGCAGCCGGTAGCGCCGGGCCATGCCCGGCGTTCCCGCGTACCTCAGACCAGCGGTTCGTCGGACAGGTAGGTGTAGCCGGTCAGGCCCGCTTCCAGCGCTTCGGACAGTTCCTGTGCGCGCTCCGGCGGCAGGTCGGCCGAGGCCACGCGCTGGGCGTAGGCCGCACGCAGGTCGTCCAGCCGGTAACCCACGTAATCCAGCATCACGTCGGTGGTATCGCCACGGCGCTGCTGGGTGATGGCGTAGCCATCGGCATCGGCGAGCACTTCCACCGCGTCGGTATCGCCGAACAGGTTGTGGATGTCGCCCAGGATTTCCTGGTAGGCACCGACCATGAAGAAACCGATGCGGTAGCTCTCGCCGTGCTTGATCGCGTGCAGCGGCAGCGAGCTGTCCAGGCTTTCGTTCTCGACATAGGTCTTGACCATGCCATCGGAATCGCAGGTCATGTCGGCGATGATGCCGCGACGGTCCGGGGTCTCGTCCAGGCGCTCGATCGGCACGATCGGGAACACCTGGTCGATCGCCCACGCGTCGGGAATCGATTCGAATACGCTGAAGTTGACGAAATACTTGTCGACCAGGCGCTCGTTCAGTTCATCCAGCGCCGGGCGGTGGCTTTTCTCGTCGTAGCTCAGGCGCGCACGCACGCCATGGGCGATGGCGTAGAACAGGTCGTCGATGCGCGCACGCTGCGGCAGGTCGATCTGGCCCAGCGCGTAGCTGGCCAGGCCTTCGGCATGGAAATGCTGCGCTTCCTGGAA from Stenotrophomonas sp. 704A1 includes these protein-coding regions:
- a CDS encoding response regulator transcription factor encodes the protein MRILLAEDDAALAERLQPLLEQAGYVVQVVADGRQAEEIGQVEDLQAAIVDLGLPGLDGLSVIERWRGNGRDFPVLVLTARGRWHDKLAGFDAGADDYLTKPFQADELVLRLRALIRRSRGHASPRLQCGPLQLDVNAGRFELDGQALALSPQEFRLLSYFIHHGGQVIGRDRLGEHVFDGGHDPDSNALDVLLGRVRRKLGQDLIQTVRGQGWRLAAP
- a CDS encoding sensor histidine kinase, yielding MSRQPSLRRRLLLAGGIGLLLVSMLASALLGELFKRSARDRLDNDLQQDMLTLLAQAEIDADGQLQLRQEPNDARFQRVFSGAYWQIADGRGKVLRQSRSLWDETLPVTAHGAAERNVPGPLQQSLRARVQQVRLPRADQPYVAVVATDRSALDADVAAFRQRSAIALGVLVAAWLAVLASQVHFGLRPLHRLGAQLERVRRGEAQRIDSEGLSTEVAPLGDELNALLDHQQRMVARARTSAQDLAHALKTPLSVLAAEADGDGHDWRGTLREQGARMQASVDRYLAAGLAADHRQRAAVAPVLQALCRLMARVHGERALQFRPGSVAAGLQFAGASADLEEMLGNLLDNAGKWARQQVTIDAAVADGQLRIEVRDDGPGLAPDALAQVVQRGVRLDEREGSSGLGLAIVGDIAASYGGRLVLENAHPGLRVTLWLPLG
- a CDS encoding DUF6122 family protein produces the protein MSARAIFHLFLHAAVPALLAWLFWRKRFASAWLLLLLGWIIDLDHLLADPIYAPNRCSIGFHPLHTAPAIAVYAGLCVPKKTRLFGIGLMIHIALDAIDCWWMHHR